One region of Limnospira fusiformis SAG 85.79 genomic DNA includes:
- a CDS encoding DUF5989 family protein encodes MFEATLDFLKDLWGFLRERKKYWLLPLIITMVLLGALIVLSQGSAIAPFIYTLF; translated from the coding sequence GTGTTTGAAGCAACATTAGATTTTCTGAAAGATTTGTGGGGTTTTCTGCGGGAGCGCAAAAAATATTGGCTGCTACCGTTGATTATTACTATGGTGTTATTGGGGGCTCTGATTGTCCTTAGTCAAGGGTCAGCGATCGCACCTTTCATTTATACTTTATTTTGA
- a CDS encoding FAD-binding and (Fe-S)-binding domain-containing protein, which yields MIPNLQPENTINSDYWGFLNQLEKTDFSGEVKGDFATRLVTATDNSIYQILPQGVVYPRNHHDLVILLKLASQTPYQNITFSPRGGGTGTNGQSLSRGIIIDCSKFMNNILELNLEEGWVRVQPGVVLDQLNSCLQPHGVFFAPSVAPSNRATIGGMINTDACGKGSRIYGRTSQHILELTWVLPDGTESLSFPMDTIALNRLKKQGGRVGNIYNCLDNLLTDNQDKINQVFPQLTRFMTGYNLAKVYSEDKQTFNLNYLLAGAEGTLGIITEAKLKLTPIPQAKKLLVIHYESFNYALEGAMDLLASEPGAIETIDETILNLAKQDEIYDAVKDFIPSSGTINLVEFVGESEADIQPKIDSIIAKLKGGNQGISGYYLARDNQEIINLWKLRSKGAGLLGNQRGNRKPIPFIEDTVVPPVHLAKYIGELRGLLAEYHLIYGMYGHVDVGCLHLRPALDLKIPADAALVRELSDRVVALVRKYGGVFWGEHGKGFRSEYTREFLGDELYQVFREVKTIFDPQNRLNPGKIVTPIDSLDTVVKLDSPMRGEFDRQVNPSKISEYEGAFNCNGNGACFNFDPDDVMCPSYRVTRDRIHSPKGRSSLLREWLRLLENHGDEITETPTTLIMRLWNTLKQWRGDYDYSQEVYGAMNGCLSCKACASQCPIHVNIPDIKSKFLYLYHTRYLRPFRDYLIAHIETLSKWQSVHPIIAHILSQNPLSKAATKTLLNIVDPPVVSHPTLKEGLRTRHHPKFNLDRLQNLSGSEKECSVILLQDAFTSFYESSLVLAIYDFLHKLGYNVYIPDFFPSGKPTHVKGFLREFKAIASPNCEWLQQLKSLEIPLIGIEPSIVLTYRDEYPKILNFSPALPTIDLLQEFLSQNSDRLPKLSASQPYFLFGHCQEKTAVLTSQKQWQQLFTTMGLELNIVNTSCCGMAGIYGHEAEHYQQSQDIYNSSWGRIISTIDNPNQILVTGYSCRSQIHRFSHFTPNHPIQALLKLL from the coding sequence ATGATTCCTAATTTACAGCCAGAAAATACTATCAATTCCGATTATTGGGGATTCTTGAATCAGTTAGAAAAAACTGATTTTTCTGGAGAGGTTAAGGGAGATTTTGCTACTCGTTTAGTAACCGCCACTGATAATAGTATTTATCAGATACTTCCCCAGGGAGTAGTTTACCCCAGAAACCATCATGATTTAGTGATTCTGTTGAAACTGGCTAGTCAAACTCCCTATCAAAATATCACCTTTTCTCCACGGGGAGGGGGAACCGGAACTAATGGTCAATCCTTATCTAGGGGAATTATTATCGATTGTTCTAAGTTTATGAATAACATCTTAGAACTCAATTTAGAGGAGGGATGGGTTCGCGTTCAACCGGGGGTGGTTTTAGACCAACTTAACTCATGTTTACAGCCTCATGGTGTCTTTTTTGCGCCCTCAGTAGCCCCTAGTAATCGGGCGACTATTGGGGGAATGATTAACACTGATGCTTGTGGTAAGGGGTCGCGAATTTATGGGCGAACCAGTCAACACATTTTAGAGTTAACCTGGGTGTTACCAGATGGGACGGAAAGCCTATCCTTCCCTATGGATACTATAGCATTAAACCGCCTTAAAAAGCAAGGGGGAAGAGTAGGAAATATTTATAATTGTCTGGATAACCTTCTCACGGATAACCAAGATAAAATCAATCAGGTATTTCCTCAACTTACCCGATTTATGACTGGCTATAACTTGGCTAAAGTCTATTCTGAGGACAAACAAACTTTTAACCTGAATTACTTATTAGCAGGCGCGGAAGGTACTTTAGGAATTATCACGGAAGCCAAACTTAAACTTACGCCAATTCCCCAGGCTAAAAAATTACTGGTTATTCATTATGAAAGTTTTAATTATGCTTTAGAAGGGGCTATGGATTTATTAGCCTCGGAGCCAGGGGCGATCGAAACTATTGATGAGACGATTCTTAATTTGGCTAAACAGGATGAAATCTATGATGCTGTTAAGGATTTTATCCCGTCTTCTGGGACTATCAATCTAGTGGAATTTGTGGGAGAAAGCGAGGCTGATATTCAACCTAAAATAGACTCAATTATTGCGAAACTTAAAGGGGGTAATCAGGGTATAAGTGGTTATTATTTGGCGAGGGATAATCAGGAAATTATCAATCTCTGGAAACTGCGTAGTAAAGGGGCGGGACTCCTGGGAAATCAACGGGGAAATCGTAAACCGATACCTTTTATAGAGGATACTGTGGTTCCCCCAGTGCATCTAGCTAAGTATATTGGAGAATTGCGGGGTTTATTAGCAGAATATCATCTGATTTATGGGATGTATGGTCATGTAGATGTTGGTTGTTTGCATTTGCGTCCGGCTTTGGATTTGAAGATTCCCGCAGATGCAGCATTGGTCCGCGAATTATCCGATCGCGTTGTGGCTTTAGTGCGTAAATATGGGGGAGTATTTTGGGGAGAACATGGTAAAGGTTTTAGGAGTGAATATACACGGGAGTTTTTGGGAGATGAATTATATCAAGTTTTCCGAGAAGTGAAAACTATCTTTGACCCCCAAAATAGACTAAATCCGGGTAAAATTGTCACGCCGATAGATAGTTTAGATACAGTAGTTAAATTAGATTCACCTATGCGGGGAGAATTTGACCGCCAAGTTAATCCTAGTAAAATTAGTGAATATGAAGGGGCGTTTAATTGTAATGGTAATGGCGCTTGTTTTAACTTCGATCCTGATGATGTGATGTGTCCTTCCTATCGGGTAACTCGCGATCGCATTCATTCCCCAAAAGGGCGATCGAGTTTATTGCGGGAGTGGCTAAGACTCCTAGAAAATCATGGTGATGAAATTACGGAAACCCCGACAACTTTAATCATGCGCCTCTGGAATACCCTCAAACAATGGCGGGGAGATTATGATTATTCCCAGGAAGTTTATGGGGCTATGAATGGCTGTTTATCCTGTAAAGCCTGCGCTAGTCAATGTCCGATTCATGTGAATATCCCGGACATAAAATCTAAGTTTTTGTATCTTTATCATACTCGATATTTGCGACCATTTAGAGATTATCTAATCGCCCATATTGAAACGCTGTCAAAGTGGCAATCTGTGCATCCGATAATAGCTCATATATTAAGCCAAAATCCTCTATCAAAAGCGGCGACTAAAACTCTGTTAAATATAGTCGATCCTCCGGTAGTGAGTCATCCCACCCTCAAGGAAGGTTTACGGACGCGCCACCACCCCAAATTTAATCTGGATAGGCTGCAAAATTTAAGTGGGTCTGAAAAGGAATGTAGTGTGATTTTGCTACAGGATGCTTTTACCAGTTTTTATGAATCTTCCCTGGTATTAGCAATCTATGATTTTCTGCACAAATTAGGATATAATGTATATATACCCGATTTTTTTCCCAGTGGTAAACCCACTCATGTAAAAGGATTTTTACGAGAGTTTAAAGCGATCGCTTCCCCAAACTGCGAATGGTTGCAACAATTAAAATCCCTAGAAATTCCCCTAATTGGTATTGAACCTAGTATAGTTTTAACCTATCGGGATGAATACCCGAAAATACTCAATTTTAGTCCAGCCTTACCAACCATTGACTTACTGCAAGAGTTTCTGAGCCAAAATAGCGATCGCTTACCGAAACTCAGCGCCAGTCAGCCTTATTTTCTGTTCGGACATTGCCAGGAAAAAACTGCGGTTTTAACCTCTCAAAAACAATGGCAGCAGCTATTTACTACTATGGGATTAGAATTAAATATCGTCAATACAAGCTGTTGCGGAATGGCGGGAATATATGGTCATGAAGCCGAACACTATCAGCAATCCCAGGACATTTATAATAGTAGTTGGGGGCGAATTATCTCAACCATAGATAATCCCAATCAAATCTTAGTCACAGGTTATTCTTGTCGATCGCAAATTCACAGATTTAGTCATTTTACCCCCAATCATCCCATCCAAGCATTACTAAAATTACTGTAA
- a CDS encoding acyltransferase family protein encodes MTWKNTKMRLISLDVFRGIAIAAMILVNNPGSWGYMYPVLQHAEWDGCTPTDVVFPSFLLIMGVAIAFSLSKFAREHRLPGEKVPPSVYSRIGRRCLLLFLLGLFLNGFPHYDLANIRIMGVLQRIAIAYGLTAIAILNLSRRQLWLISILTLIGYWVAMTIIPVPSYGPGNLSPEGNLGAFIDQTILGSHHLWRGGPYDPEGLFSTAPATVTVILGYLTGEWLKSQPRNSFTVINLVMFALSSLVVGYLWGVWFPINKALWTSSFVLVTAGWGLLLLAFCYGVIEVKNWRRWGKPLEIMGVNAIFLFVASGLLARILIRIPVGSGPVSPNLKTWIYENIFVSWAGPLNGSLMYAVATVIFWWAIAYIMYNRRWFLKV; translated from the coding sequence ATGACCTGGAAAAATACTAAAATGCGCTTAATATCCCTTGATGTATTTAGAGGTATAGCGATCGCCGCCATGATACTGGTGAATAACCCCGGAAGCTGGGGTTATATGTATCCGGTATTGCAACACGCCGAATGGGATGGCTGCACCCCCACCGATGTAGTTTTCCCCAGTTTCCTATTAATTATGGGAGTAGCGATCGCCTTTTCTCTGTCCAAATTTGCCCGAGAACATCGTTTACCGGGCGAGAAAGTACCCCCATCAGTTTATAGTCGAATAGGGCGGCGATGTCTACTACTATTTCTGTTAGGCTTATTCCTAAATGGTTTTCCCCACTATGACCTAGCCAATATCCGAATCATGGGAGTATTACAACGAATAGCGATCGCCTATGGACTAACTGCGATCGCCATTTTAAACCTGTCGCGACGGCAATTGTGGCTAATTTCCATTCTCACCCTCATAGGTTACTGGGTAGCCATGACCATAATTCCCGTCCCCAGCTATGGCCCAGGAAACCTGTCACCAGAAGGCAACTTAGGCGCATTCATAGACCAGACAATTTTAGGTTCCCATCACTTGTGGCGAGGCGGTCCCTACGACCCAGAAGGATTATTTAGCACCGCACCCGCTACAGTTACCGTAATCCTCGGCTATCTTACCGGAGAATGGCTAAAATCCCAACCCCGAAACAGTTTCACCGTCATTAACCTAGTAATGTTTGCCCTCAGTAGCCTGGTGGTCGGCTATTTGTGGGGGGTATGGTTTCCCATTAATAAGGCACTGTGGACCAGTTCATTTGTATTAGTGACCGCTGGCTGGGGACTGCTATTATTAGCCTTCTGTTATGGGGTCATAGAAGTAAAAAACTGGCGACGGTGGGGGAAACCTTTGGAAATTATGGGAGTTAACGCCATATTTCTATTTGTGGCTTCCGGCTTACTCGCCAGGATCTTAATACGCATCCCGGTAGGTAGCGGACCCGTTAGCCCTAATCTGAAAACCTGGATCTATGAAAATATATTTGTATCCTGGGCGGGGCCACTCAATGGATCGCTGATGTATGCTGTAGCCACAGTCATATTTTGGTGGGCGATCGCCTATATTATGTATAATCGTCGGTGGTTTCTGAAAGTCTAG
- the clpP gene encoding ATP-dependent Clp endopeptidase proteolytic subunit ClpP: protein MIPTVIEQSGRGERAFDIYSRLLRDRIVFLGTQVNSDVANLIVAQLLFLDAEDPEKDIYLYINSPGGGVNAGLGIFDTMNHIRPDVCTVCLGLAASMGAFLLSAGAKGKRYSLPHSRIMIHQPLGGAQGQATDIEIQAREILYLKRQLNENLAKHTEQPLSRIEEDTERDFFMSAEDAVNYGLIDQVISRRPSASNPVDS from the coding sequence ATGATTCCAACCGTCATCGAACAATCAGGCCGTGGTGAACGCGCCTTTGATATTTACTCCCGACTCCTGCGCGATCGCATCGTGTTTCTAGGAACCCAAGTTAACTCAGATGTTGCTAACTTAATTGTGGCCCAACTGCTATTTTTAGACGCAGAAGACCCCGAAAAAGACATTTATCTATACATCAACTCCCCAGGAGGCGGGGTTAATGCGGGATTGGGCATCTTTGACACCATGAACCATATTCGTCCTGATGTCTGCACCGTCTGTCTGGGACTAGCAGCCAGTATGGGGGCATTTCTCCTCAGCGCCGGGGCTAAAGGAAAGCGTTACAGCCTCCCCCATTCCCGGATTATGATTCACCAACCCCTCGGAGGCGCACAAGGACAAGCTACCGATATTGAAATTCAGGCCAGAGAAATTCTGTATCTGAAACGGCAACTTAACGAAAATCTCGCTAAACACACAGAACAACCGCTGTCCCGTATCGAAGAAGACACAGAAAGGGATTTCTTTATGTCCGCCGAAGATGCGGTTAATTACGGCCTCATCGATCAAGTCATTAGTCGCCGTCCTTCTGCATCTAATCCCGTTGATAGTTAA
- a CDS encoding ribonuclease R family protein: MEFSIATLLANFTEDKSVAPKALEKKLTSDEESLRKFQIAIDALERIGLLEKDKGRYRRIEQESIVEAKLRCSSKGFCFAIQDAESAEDVYIRESHLSTAWNGDRVLVRIIKEGSRRRSPEGEVYLILERANPSVLARVKETKKGYRAVPLDDRLLFEMNLVNPPEELVDAVDHLVHVEVVRYPLGLHRPVGRVVQVLGSDAEEAEDLDIVCCKHDLPRSFPKSVLQETEILLAASATLKNSDLENRLDLRDEPTLSFSPDLGNPEFSVLKPEDEPCPYTIDHALSLQETDSGNWKLAVHIADSSHYIQPDTSLDREARRRGIGIYLADKYIPIVPAPLSCDRISLVTGEDRLALSIMIELGPTGKILEYEIQPSIVRVDRQITYQEAQSILDGESSEDKIIEDLLEVSRAIRQMRELRGGFEMNLPDTHCHFNDEGELGPMVSGTKLVSQAMVSELMILANQVVACHLQSLGVPAIYRVQAAPDPADVAELIKLSIHHGLELELDDEAEIQPQDFQVFTQALKNTRAERVLTYLLEDSLKPTVYSTVPKLHFGLALPAYTHCTSPISRYCDLQICRVLKAVFEEGRDRRSTRSKEPVNLHHSSSEGKISWNVLPSELQHDLETQFAQLVVHLSERESVAADAEEDLEGLKKTGFMKERTGQTFIGLITGVQSYGFFVEIELESPGGSTLRVEGLVHVSSLKDDWYEYRSRQQTLVGRKNRNQYRLGDNVEVQVKSVDYYRQQIDLVAVGGGSEAIDDHDDSF, from the coding sequence ATGGAATTTTCAATCGCTACACTGTTAGCCAACTTTACAGAGGATAAATCTGTAGCCCCCAAGGCTCTCGAAAAAAAACTGACCTCTGATGAAGAGAGTCTGCGAAAATTTCAGATCGCCATTGATGCTTTAGAGCGGATTGGCCTTTTGGAAAAAGATAAGGGCCGCTATCGTCGTATAGAACAGGAGAGTATTGTAGAAGCCAAATTGCGATGTTCCAGCAAAGGCTTCTGCTTTGCGATTCAAGACGCGGAAAGTGCCGAGGATGTCTACATCCGGGAAAGTCACTTGAGTACCGCCTGGAATGGCGATCGCGTCCTGGTGAGAATTATTAAAGAAGGCTCCCGTCGTCGTTCCCCCGAAGGAGAAGTTTATCTAATCCTAGAGCGAGCTAACCCCTCCGTACTCGCTCGCGTCAAAGAAACCAAAAAAGGATATCGCGCCGTCCCCCTAGATGACCGATTGCTATTTGAAATGAATCTGGTCAACCCCCCAGAGGAACTCGTTGATGCAGTCGATCACCTGGTTCATGTCGAAGTAGTGCGCTATCCTCTGGGTCTTCATCGCCCTGTGGGTAGGGTGGTACAAGTTCTGGGTTCTGATGCTGAGGAAGCAGAAGACCTGGATATTGTTTGTTGTAAACATGATTTACCCCGGTCCTTTCCCAAAAGTGTACTACAGGAAACCGAAATCCTCCTAGCAGCTAGTGCGACTCTCAAAAATAGCGACCTGGAAAATCGACTTGATCTGCGCGACGAGCCGACTCTTTCCTTTAGCCCCGATTTGGGAAATCCCGAATTTTCTGTCTTAAAGCCAGAAGACGAACCGTGTCCATATACCATTGACCACGCCCTCAGCTTGCAAGAAACCGATTCCGGGAACTGGAAATTAGCGGTTCATATCGCCGATAGCTCCCATTATATTCAACCAGACACCTCCTTAGATCGCGAAGCCAGGCGGCGGGGTATCGGCATTTACTTAGCCGATAAATATATTCCTATTGTTCCCGCTCCCCTCAGTTGCGATCGCATTTCTTTAGTTACAGGAGAAGATCGCCTGGCTTTGTCCATCATGATTGAACTAGGTCCGACTGGAAAAATCCTAGAATATGAAATTCAGCCTAGTATCGTCCGCGTTGACCGACAAATAACTTATCAGGAAGCCCAAAGTATTCTTGATGGCGAATCTTCCGAAGATAAGATTATAGAAGACCTCCTAGAAGTCAGTCGCGCCATTCGACAAATGCGGGAGTTGCGCGGCGGTTTTGAAATGAATCTTCCTGATACCCATTGTCATTTTAATGACGAAGGGGAACTCGGACCCATGGTTTCTGGCACTAAATTAGTCTCTCAGGCTATGGTATCTGAGTTGATGATTTTAGCTAATCAGGTAGTTGCTTGCCACCTGCAATCCCTTGGGGTTCCTGCTATCTATCGCGTTCAAGCCGCCCCAGACCCCGCTGATGTCGCTGAATTGATCAAGTTGTCTATTCATCATGGCCTTGAACTAGAGCTTGATGATGAAGCCGAAATTCAACCCCAAGATTTTCAAGTATTTACCCAAGCTCTGAAAAATACTCGTGCCGAACGGGTATTAACTTATCTACTTGAAGATAGTCTCAAACCTACTGTTTATAGTACCGTTCCTAAACTGCATTTTGGCTTGGCATTACCCGCCTATACTCACTGTACCTCACCCATTTCTCGCTATTGTGACCTGCAAATTTGTCGGGTTCTCAAAGCCGTATTTGAAGAGGGACGCGATCGCCGTTCCACTCGTTCCAAAGAACCAGTTAACCTCCATCATTCCTCATCAGAGGGCAAAATTTCCTGGAATGTCTTACCTTCAGAGTTACAACATGATCTCGAAACCCAGTTTGCTCAACTCGTCGTTCATCTCAGCGAAAGGGAAAGCGTCGCCGCTGATGCTGAGGAAGACCTAGAGGGACTCAAAAAAACTGGGTTTATGAAAGAACGCACCGGTCAAACTTTTATCGGTTTAATTACTGGGGTTCAGTCCTATGGCTTTTTTGTCGAGATTGAACTAGAGTCTCCTGGTGGTTCAACTCTCAGGGTCGAAGGGTTAGTTCATGTGTCTTCTCTGAAAGATGACTGGTACGAATACCGTTCCCGTCAGCAAACCTTAGTCGGTCGCAAAAACCGCAATCAGTACCGTCTTGGCGATAATGTGGAAGTTCAGGTTAAGAGCGTAGACTACTACCGTCAACAGATTGATTTGGTTGCTGTTGGTGGCGGTAGTGAAGCTATTGATGACCATGACGATAGCTTTTAG
- a CDS encoding class I SAM-dependent methyltransferase: MGFTVNQVIPWGRSFDEYLQMFALSEDDLHCSYLDCAGGPASFNAVMTRRGYSVVSCDPLYRFSTAQISDRIQFVLPIVIQQVEANREDYIWHQIKSPEHLAQVRKEAMNEFLADFDQGRQTGRYIDAELPHLPFADRQFDRALSAHFLFSYSDRLSEKFHRDAILELCRVASIVLLFPLVSIGGETPEFFPRLIEQLTALKYSVEIQSVPYHFQKGGNLMMKIISR, translated from the coding sequence GAGTATTTGCAAATGTTTGCTCTCAGTGAGGATGATTTGCACTGCTCTTATTTGGACTGTGCTGGGGGTCCGGCGAGTTTTAATGCAGTGATGACCCGCCGAGGTTATTCTGTGGTTTCCTGTGACCCTCTTTATCGGTTTTCCACTGCCCAAATTAGCGATCGTATTCAATTCGTTTTGCCTATAGTAATCCAACAGGTAGAAGCTAACCGGGAAGACTACATCTGGCATCAAATAAAATCCCCAGAACACCTCGCACAGGTCCGTAAAGAGGCGATGAATGAGTTTTTGGCTGATTTTGACCAAGGACGACAAACCGGGCGTTATATCGACGCAGAACTGCCGCATTTGCCTTTTGCTGACCGTCAGTTTGACCGAGCTTTATCGGCTCATTTTCTATTTTCCTATAGCGATCGTCTTTCCGAAAAGTTCCACCGAGATGCTATCCTGGAATTATGCCGGGTAGCCAGTATTGTTCTTCTATTTCCCCTAGTTAGTATTGGGGGAGAGACTCCCGAATTTTTCCCAAGATTAATTGAGCAATTAACAGCTTTAAAATATTCCGTAGAAATTCAATCAGTCCCCTACCATTTCCAAAAAGGGGGTAATCTGATGATGAAAATAATTTCCCGTTGA